The following proteins are co-located in the Maridesulfovibrio sp. genome:
- a CDS encoding polysaccharide deacetylase family protein — MSCRPVSAIWKNNLSTLTESFDLWWDDFSISIPHNGCDVFFRADDIGYPGKQFSAMINIFKERKTPLALAVAPSWMNEQHRDRLLGELGPDLNLWALHQHGYRHMNHEQTGKKFEFGPSRDKNIVAGELKRGKDKLAKLLGDKFSLIFTPPWNRCSAETMECLVELDFKAISRSTNVSPNPPQELPDIPVNIDLHTIKALSPEQGLKTLQSLMVEAVKSGCAGFMLHHQRMNKTSQLFLHHLLGKINSTPGLRVKDIRELL; from the coding sequence ATGTCCTGCAGACCCGTTTCAGCAATCTGGAAAAACAATCTTTCCACCCTCACAGAGTCATTTGATCTCTGGTGGGATGATTTCAGCATAAGTATTCCGCACAATGGCTGTGATGTTTTTTTCAGGGCTGACGACATCGGCTATCCGGGTAAACAGTTTTCCGCCATGATAAACATCTTCAAAGAGCGCAAGACCCCTCTGGCCTTGGCAGTCGCTCCGTCATGGATGAATGAACAACACCGGGACAGACTTCTTGGAGAATTAGGCCCTGACTTGAATCTGTGGGCCCTGCACCAGCACGGCTACCGCCACATGAATCATGAACAGACAGGCAAAAAATTCGAATTCGGGCCATCTCGTGATAAAAATATAGTTGCCGGAGAACTTAAGCGAGGCAAAGACAAACTTGCAAAGCTGCTGGGTGATAAGTTCAGTCTCATATTCACCCCGCCATGGAACCGCTGCTCAGCAGAAACGATGGAATGCCTTGTTGAGCTAGACTTCAAAGCAATTTCAAGAAGCACAAATGTTTCCCCGAACCCTCCGCAGGAACTGCCCGACATTCCGGTTAATATCGACCTGCACACAATAAAAGCTCTTTCCCCTGAACAAGGGCTGAAGACTCTGCAATCCTTGATGGTAGAGGCTGTAAAATCCGGTTGCGCCGGATTCATGCTCCATCATCAGCGGATGAATAAAACATCTCAACTATTCCTCCATCACTTGCTCGGTAAAATAAACAGCACCCCCGGATTACGTGTAAAAGACATACGTGAGCTTCTTTAA
- a CDS encoding FtsX-like permease family protein: protein MSKKRIPFQAQNAQPDIAAQVVLPFKKSFEISLKSLKSRFLRNMVTVTSLILAVSFLAYVLVGSDISSGLYHSGDPGLIKILDKSGYEPGGSAKERWIVILSLLVCTVGIINAQLMAVTERFREIGTMKCLGALDSFVLRLFLLEASMQGTTGALLGALFGAIIAILVGMLRFGLNALTMLPLNEVGMSLLYSIGVGFGLSLLGVLYPAFIAARMRPIEAMRVEE, encoded by the coding sequence ATGTCGAAAAAGAGAATTCCCTTTCAAGCTCAGAACGCACAGCCGGATATTGCTGCGCAAGTAGTTCTGCCCTTTAAAAAATCCTTTGAAATCAGCCTGAAAAGTCTGAAATCAAGATTCCTGCGAAATATGGTCACCGTGACCAGCCTGATACTGGCGGTCTCTTTTCTGGCTTATGTTCTCGTAGGTTCGGACATTTCCAGCGGTCTCTATCACTCAGGCGATCCCGGACTGATCAAGATACTGGATAAATCCGGCTATGAACCGGGCGGAAGTGCAAAGGAACGCTGGATTGTCATCCTTTCCCTGCTGGTTTGCACCGTAGGAATCATCAACGCCCAGCTTATGGCTGTTACCGAACGTTTCCGTGAAATCGGGACAATGAAATGTCTCGGAGCACTGGACAGCTTTGTGCTCCGCCTCTTCCTGCTCGAAGCATCCATGCAGGGAACTACAGGAGCTTTGCTCGGCGCTTTATTCGGGGCAATTATCGCCATCCTCGTAGGCATGCTTCGCTTCGGATTAAATGCCTTGACCATGCTGCCACTTAATGAGGTCGGCATGTCACTCCTCTACTCTATTGGGGTGGGCTTCGGACTGAGCCTGCTGGGGGTACTATATCCGGCTTTCATTGCTGCACGCATGCGTCCCATTGAAGCTATGCGGGTAGAAGAATAA
- a CDS encoding ABC transporter ATP-binding protein translates to MADQHTIVRVTGVKRNFKLGNTDVQALKGVDLEIYAGEYLSIMGPSGSGKSTLFNMIGGLDKPSEGKVYIDEVDIAQLDAFELAWLRNRKIGYIFQTFNLIQVMTALENITLPMIFAGVHNDAAVAKGIELLDLVGLHKRYNHKPQELSGGQQQRVAIARALANDPAIILADEPTGNLDLSTGEEIIKLMNELSKERGVTIITATHDYKMLNASDRVVWIEDGLIKKIEHRDQLNIDVGCIRMA, encoded by the coding sequence ATGGCCGACCAGCATACCATCGTCCGGGTTACCGGAGTTAAACGAAATTTCAAACTCGGCAATACTGATGTTCAGGCCCTGAAGGGTGTGGACCTTGAAATTTATGCAGGGGAATACCTTTCCATCATGGGACCTTCCGGATCAGGTAAGTCCACCCTCTTCAATATGATCGGCGGGTTGGATAAACCGTCAGAAGGCAAGGTCTATATCGATGAAGTGGATATTGCCCAGTTGGACGCCTTTGAGCTGGCATGGCTGCGTAACCGCAAAATCGGATATATCTTCCAGACCTTCAACCTCATTCAGGTCATGACTGCTCTGGAAAACATCACCCTGCCCATGATCTTCGCCGGAGTACACAACGATGCTGCGGTAGCCAAGGGTATCGAACTCCTCGACCTTGTCGGACTCCACAAACGCTATAATCACAAACCGCAGGAACTTTCCGGCGGTCAGCAGCAGCGCGTAGCCATTGCAAGGGCTCTTGCCAATGATCCGGCCATCATCCTCGCGGACGAACCCACCGGGAACCTCGACCTTTCCACCGGCGAGGAAATCATCAAACTGATGAACGAGCTGAGTAAGGAGCGTGGTGTAACAATCATTACCGCAACCCATGACTATAAAATGCTCAACGCCTCGGACCGGGTTGTCTGGATCGAAGACGGATTGATCAAGAAAATAGAACACCGCGACCAGCTCAACATCGACGTGGGCTGCATCCGCATGGCCTGA
- a CDS encoding FtsX-like permease family protein, which translates to MSLLSSENIFPRQRSRIAIFLLSALLMLCAGLPGTAYSSAESIQQTITELASFGDRSFGSLGARRAADYIEMKFEELGDFKTGKHLFLAPSMTAEETVFSIDNGKQIKIKPAKFNAISPPATPVDGLSGPVIYVGKGRLDDFNGLPVKDAIVLMDMDSGKNWLNAASLGASALIYVDRGPTLKGFFEEKLELSPLDFPRFYMSAEDAHNELGFDAGIGNKLIAESGELKSHSKWERIEAENVYCMIQGSDPEMNEELIVIEAFFDSSAYVMGNSPGADEALSIASLLEIGKKMAANPPKRSVLLLATTGHGQSLRGIREYASAVSGKSKTLKKIKVELRNKKNDASKILDGLELDNPLATELAVKNPQLFSLLYETLKNQIKDEVDIISKKLMQLRLQENADQDTIAKLDEKKKLLRRISWKTDYSTLPSEEMAAVKDLFPQVREKVLKTKQDITQQLSAIKSARELRKIVRTKEMVCAVSLHLSSHGEGVGAFSEGWFYELRPSINLSRTFSRINDILEDAVPEVEKLTGTDGMYKDTLRPDRTRPWQTWLLDQPQFSSEVATMSGKLGFTFATVNDGREYWGTPFDTIENVNWDNIEKQAELTEGLIRKISDSEGSLTGKLPRKGYAMVNGKARFIRQGELFADQPAPGAVFMAFQGKTRFYALSDSEGDFNYKGVASNKLVQSKLIIEGYKYNDDGRIVWAIDKEQTGKNAYRLKMRRLDMETKLVMFGCRQTTLFDLLTPRTFRYMTKVEVLDGTRDASPMHYWYSRIDTRSSTIASVFLEPDVPLKMTLSDTVLNRKMILIKSKPTDPAGKGYNLKEWPIIPATDYRAAKDMWTLLEPRINNLESHGIVNQQIRTLEQKGTTALADAETAWKERRYDDFMTNARSAWALASKVYLDVDQTQKDVLVGVLFYIALFIPFAYCMERLLFSFADIHKRIVGFLVILLAVIAVIYSVHPAFQLTYSPMVVILAFFILGLSVMVSLIIFFRFEKEMILLQQRAHKTQTSEISKWKAFTSAFVIGVSNLRRRKLRTFLTCLTLTILTFTIMSFTAVKSLRQHTYVKFSENMPYHGLLLKNLGWHDLPRETLGIVSNDFDENGIVVPRGWMELKDKTTSAITPVSFKGKQEEVKGLVGLGSKEPLVSGIDSILVEGDWLAPNKTNQILLSQKIASRLGASAGDIVDVWGSKFVLTGIFDGKKFSEHTDLDGEPMTPVIFPSAAAQELSEVEAEAIESGEDIDTFQGRYTHIPGEVTAIIPYETLMAMGGHLKAVAIAPVSGEFSTETVDNMTDRYGLPIFACDKGGTYICQASDTMNYSGMGNIMIPLVISALIVLNTMITSVYERKKEIAVYTSIGMAPTHVSFLFIAEAIAFAVISVVVGYLIAQTASGLLAGTPLWAGMTANYSSMAGVAAMLLVIAVTLISVIYPSKVAANIAIPDVNRSWKMPDTDTNTIEAPLPFLLKHAEQQDAGGFLLEYLESHTEVSHGLFSTSEIEVNFSQEHLPESVCDLLEGCPDHITCFRFNVRVWLAPFDFGVKQMVELRFRPSNAHPQFLEAVLFITRESGEIGAWKRLNKDFINAIRKQFLIWRSLDPEKQKSFREKVPEMMAFGFTGLNTSKKLADL; encoded by the coding sequence ATGTCCTTACTGTCATCTGAAAATATATTTCCGCGCCAGCGCAGCAGAATTGCAATATTCCTGCTGTCCGCACTACTTATGCTTTGTGCAGGGCTGCCCGGGACGGCATACAGTTCAGCAGAATCCATCCAGCAGACCATCACAGAGCTTGCATCTTTCGGCGACCGTTCTTTCGGTTCTCTGGGAGCACGAAGAGCTGCAGACTATATTGAAATGAAGTTTGAGGAACTGGGTGATTTTAAAACCGGAAAACACCTATTCCTTGCTCCGAGCATGACCGCTGAAGAGACTGTTTTCAGTATCGACAATGGAAAGCAGATTAAAATCAAGCCAGCTAAGTTCAATGCTATCTCACCGCCCGCAACACCTGTTGACGGGCTCAGCGGGCCGGTCATTTATGTGGGTAAAGGCAGACTCGACGATTTCAACGGACTTCCTGTCAAAGATGCCATTGTACTTATGGACATGGACTCCGGCAAGAACTGGCTCAACGCGGCCAGTCTCGGAGCTTCGGCACTTATCTATGTTGACAGAGGTCCAACCTTAAAAGGATTTTTCGAAGAAAAGCTCGAACTTTCACCTCTGGATTTTCCCCGTTTCTACATGAGTGCAGAAGATGCACACAATGAACTGGGCTTTGATGCTGGAATTGGAAATAAACTTATTGCCGAATCAGGAGAGCTGAAATCACACAGCAAATGGGAGCGGATTGAAGCGGAAAACGTCTACTGCATGATTCAAGGCAGTGACCCTGAGATGAATGAGGAGCTCATTGTAATTGAAGCTTTTTTCGACAGCTCTGCCTATGTCATGGGGAATTCACCGGGAGCGGACGAAGCCCTTTCCATTGCATCACTTCTTGAAATCGGCAAAAAAATGGCCGCTAATCCGCCGAAACGCTCAGTGCTTCTTCTGGCAACAACCGGTCATGGCCAGTCCCTGCGCGGAATAAGGGAATATGCTTCTGCGGTTTCCGGCAAGAGCAAGACACTCAAAAAAATTAAGGTGGAGCTGCGCAACAAGAAGAATGATGCGTCTAAGATCCTTGACGGACTTGAGCTTGATAATCCGCTGGCTACAGAACTTGCCGTCAAGAATCCACAACTGTTCTCTTTGCTCTACGAAACCCTGAAAAACCAGATTAAGGATGAAGTGGACATTATCAGTAAAAAGCTCATGCAGCTCAGACTGCAGGAAAATGCTGATCAGGACACCATCGCCAAGCTGGATGAAAAAAAGAAACTCCTGCGCCGCATCTCATGGAAAACAGATTACTCCACCCTGCCATCCGAAGAAATGGCAGCTGTAAAAGATCTTTTTCCTCAAGTGAGAGAGAAAGTACTCAAAACCAAACAGGACATCACACAACAGCTCAGTGCAATTAAAAGTGCCCGGGAACTACGCAAGATCGTGCGAACAAAAGAAATGGTCTGCGCGGTGTCACTCCATCTTTCCAGCCATGGCGAGGGAGTCGGAGCCTTCAGCGAAGGCTGGTTCTATGAACTTCGTCCGAGCATCAACCTTTCACGTACATTTTCACGCATTAATGACATCCTTGAAGACGCTGTACCGGAAGTGGAAAAACTGACCGGCACAGACGGGATGTATAAAGACACACTGCGGCCTGACCGCACCCGCCCCTGGCAGACATGGTTGCTCGACCAACCGCAATTCAGCAGTGAAGTAGCCACCATGTCCGGCAAACTCGGTTTTACTTTTGCCACAGTAAACGACGGACGCGAATACTGGGGAACCCCGTTTGATACCATTGAAAATGTAAATTGGGACAACATTGAAAAACAGGCCGAATTGACTGAAGGCCTGATTCGCAAGATTTCAGACAGCGAAGGATCCTTAACCGGAAAGCTGCCGCGCAAAGGTTACGCCATGGTCAACGGCAAGGCCCGTTTTATCCGTCAGGGCGAACTTTTTGCTGACCAACCTGCTCCCGGAGCAGTTTTCATGGCTTTTCAGGGCAAAACCAGATTTTATGCCCTGTCCGATTCCGAAGGTGATTTCAACTACAAAGGTGTTGCCTCCAATAAGCTGGTTCAGTCCAAACTTATCATTGAAGGCTACAAATACAACGATGACGGCAGAATTGTCTGGGCCATTGATAAAGAGCAGACAGGCAAGAATGCCTACAGGCTGAAAATGCGCAGGCTGGACATGGAGACCAAGCTGGTCATGTTCGGCTGCCGCCAGACGACCCTCTTCGACCTGTTGACTCCGCGTACTTTCCGCTACATGACCAAGGTTGAAGTACTGGACGGAACACGTGATGCATCGCCAATGCATTACTGGTACAGCCGCATCGACACCCGATCATCGACCATTGCCAGTGTCTTTCTTGAGCCGGATGTACCGTTGAAAATGACTCTTTCCGATACGGTTCTGAACCGGAAAATGATCCTTATCAAATCCAAACCGACTGATCCGGCAGGTAAAGGATACAACCTCAAGGAATGGCCCATTATCCCGGCTACCGACTATCGTGCAGCAAAAGATATGTGGACCCTGCTTGAGCCGCGTATTAATAACCTTGAATCACACGGTATTGTAAACCAGCAGATCAGGACTCTGGAGCAAAAAGGTACAACTGCTCTCGCTGATGCGGAAACTGCATGGAAAGAACGCCGTTACGATGACTTCATGACCAATGCCCGCAGCGCTTGGGCACTGGCCTCCAAGGTCTATCTCGATGTGGACCAGACCCAGAAGGACGTGCTGGTAGGCGTTCTCTTTTACATCGCCCTGTTCATTCCCTTTGCATACTGCATGGAAAGGCTGCTCTTTTCATTCGCGGATATCCACAAAAGAATTGTGGGCTTTCTGGTAATCCTTTTAGCGGTTATTGCTGTTATCTACTCAGTGCACCCTGCATTTCAGCTGACCTACAGCCCCATGGTTGTAATTCTGGCCTTTTTTATTCTCGGCCTCTCAGTCATGGTTTCGCTGATCATTTTCTTCCGCTTTGAGAAGGAAATGATCCTGCTCCAACAGCGTGCACACAAAACTCAGACCTCTGAAATCAGCAAATGGAAGGCTTTCACTTCCGCATTTGTCATCGGGGTCAGCAACCTGCGCCGCAGAAAACTCAGGACTTTTCTGACCTGCCTGACCCTTACTATCCTGACTTTCACCATCATGAGCTTTACTGCGGTAAAATCACTGCGTCAGCACACTTACGTGAAATTCAGCGAAAACATGCCTTACCACGGCCTGCTCTTGAAAAACCTCGGCTGGCACGACCTTCCCCGGGAAACACTGGGCATTGTCAGCAACGACTTCGATGAAAACGGCATTGTGGTTCCACGCGGATGGATGGAACTGAAAGACAAAACAACATCTGCGATTACTCCTGTAAGCTTCAAAGGCAAACAGGAAGAAGTAAAAGGTCTTGTCGGTCTTGGATCAAAAGAACCGCTTGTTAGTGGCATCGACAGCATTCTTGTAGAAGGCGACTGGCTTGCCCCAAACAAGACAAACCAGATTCTGCTTTCGCAAAAGATAGCTTCCCGTCTCGGAGCATCCGCCGGAGACATCGTAGATGTGTGGGGCAGCAAGTTTGTATTAACAGGAATATTCGACGGCAAAAAATTCAGCGAGCACACCGACCTTGACGGTGAGCCCATGACTCCTGTCATCTTCCCTTCAGCTGCAGCGCAGGAGCTTAGCGAAGTTGAAGCTGAAGCCATTGAGTCCGGTGAGGATATTGATACTTTTCAAGGTCGTTATACCCACATCCCCGGCGAAGTTACCGCCATTATTCCTTATGAGACCCTCATGGCAATGGGCGGACACCTCAAGGCAGTGGCAATCGCACCCGTATCCGGAGAATTCTCAACGGAAACAGTAGATAACATGACAGACCGCTACGGACTGCCCATATTCGCCTGTGATAAGGGTGGTACGTACATTTGTCAGGCTTCCGACACTATGAATTATTCGGGCATGGGCAACATAATGATCCCATTGGTCATTTCCGCTTTGATCGTTCTTAACACAATGATAACCAGTGTTTATGAACGCAAAAAGGAAATTGCGGTCTACACTTCCATCGGAATGGCTCCAACCCATGTTTCATTCCTGTTTATTGCCGAGGCCATCGCCTTTGCAGTAATCAGTGTCGTTGTCGGTTACCTGATCGCCCAGACAGCTTCAGGCCTGCTGGCTGGAACACCGCTATGGGCAGGCATGACCGCAAACTATTCATCTATGGCAGGAGTAGCCGCAATGCTGCTGGTCATTGCCGTAACCCTCATTTCGGTCATTTACCCTTCAAAGGTAGCGGCGAACATTGCCATTCCGGACGTAAACCGTTCATGGAAAATGCCGGACACCGATACCAACACCATCGAAGCGCCTCTGCCCTTCCTGCTCAAACATGCCGAGCAGCAGGATGCAGGCGGCTTTCTGCTTGAATACCTTGAATCGCACACCGAGGTTTCACATGGCTTGTTCTCCACTTCTGAAATTGAAGTAAACTTCAGTCAGGAGCATTTGCCGGAATCAGTCTGCGACTTGCTGGAAGGGTGCCCGGATCACATAACCTGTTTCCGCTTCAATGTGCGGGTCTGGCTTGCTCCATTTGATTTCGGTGTAAAACAGATGGTCGAACTCCGTTTCAGACCATCCAACGCACATCCGCAATTCCTTGAAGCTGTCCTGTTCATCACCCGCGAATCAGGTGAAATAGGAGCATGGAAACGGCTGAACAAAGACTTCATAAATGCCATCCGAAAACAATTCTTAATCTGGCGTTCACTCGACCCGGAAAAACAGAAGAGCTTCCGCGAGAAGGTACCGGAAATGATGGCCTTCGGTTTTACCGGACTTAATACTAGTAAAAAGCTTGCAGACCTCTAA
- a CDS encoding DUF6785 family protein has translation MHGKIRKRAILLGTLFGLLICAFTPFNNTYLNATPLAGGHFPLAPFFILAWLTAICALHRKVLRSHPLLTGLDLMTMWILMVIVSGISYTGLARTFFINLTAPFHFATLGNRWKEVLQPLLPESLHPTDPKAVEQLYNGIKGGPFMDNLEIFNSIPWGSWITPLMWWGAFILLCYFMMLCLTNIFSRQWVENERLNFPLLQLPRFMEEAMDQGLYGSFLSNKFFLIGLIFCICLHLINGLHFYIPSVPEVPTLILAGKYFAKTGLFSGFQKLKIYFYPAFVGFAFLASRQISFSFWFFFLLGGLFYGILSASGLNIPASALGVTFGPTLTHPEETQMIGAYLAFFCFIIWLARQHLKQVIKEAFGADSTRGEAEWMSLRFSFWGLAVSGFLLTAWCVYFGIPLLVAVVVLLAFFVFTLVASKAICQGGIAYFTLTAAPIDCVTTIFGSKFFGSVGIAITAMCQKILFVDLRESLMPSLVHGSKINEWIKNKRLFLLGITIILLLGVIVSFGAMLMVCYKYGIRELQLDWATRTSMNVYDNVVRIIQEPAATSHWVTTFATVGALVMFVLILAYNRLPWWPLHPIGYLTAYSSAMRILWFSFFLGWICNQLTLRYGGVGLFKRVRYLFFGLIMGDFLMGGAWALYGLYAGQSYQVLPG, from the coding sequence ATGCACGGTAAAATAAGGAAAAGAGCGATTCTGCTGGGCACTCTCTTCGGGCTGCTCATTTGCGCTTTTACACCTTTTAACAACACCTACTTAAACGCAACCCCGCTGGCCGGTGGACATTTCCCGCTGGCACCGTTCTTCATACTTGCATGGCTGACCGCAATCTGCGCACTGCATCGTAAGGTCTTGCGTTCACATCCGCTGCTGACCGGTCTGGACCTGATGACCATGTGGATCCTTATGGTCATTGTTTCCGGTATTTCCTACACCGGTCTGGCCCGAACATTTTTTATCAACCTGACCGCTCCGTTCCACTTTGCCACCCTGGGCAACAGATGGAAGGAAGTGCTACAGCCCCTGCTGCCGGAATCACTTCACCCCACCGATCCCAAGGCAGTAGAACAGTTATATAACGGCATCAAGGGCGGCCCATTCATGGACAACCTTGAGATTTTCAATTCCATACCTTGGGGATCGTGGATTACTCCGCTCATGTGGTGGGGGGCTTTCATTCTGCTTTGCTATTTCATGATGCTCTGCCTGACCAACATTTTCAGCAGGCAATGGGTGGAAAACGAGCGCTTGAACTTCCCGCTCCTGCAGCTGCCCAGATTCATGGAAGAAGCAATGGATCAGGGACTGTACGGCTCTTTCCTCAGCAACAAATTTTTCCTGATCGGCCTTATCTTCTGCATTTGTCTGCATCTGATCAACGGGTTGCATTTCTACATTCCTTCTGTGCCGGAAGTACCGACACTAATTCTAGCCGGTAAATATTTTGCCAAAACCGGGCTGTTTTCAGGGTTCCAAAAACTGAAAATTTACTTCTATCCAGCATTCGTGGGCTTTGCCTTTCTAGCTTCAAGGCAGATATCTTTCAGCTTCTGGTTCTTTTTCCTGCTTGGCGGATTATTTTATGGAATCCTCAGTGCATCAGGTTTGAACATCCCTGCCTCCGCGTTGGGTGTAACCTTCGGCCCGACCCTGACACACCCGGAAGAAACCCAGATGATCGGGGCTTACCTTGCATTTTTCTGCTTTATCATCTGGCTGGCCCGCCAGCACCTCAAACAGGTCATCAAGGAAGCTTTCGGAGCAGATTCCACTCGCGGCGAAGCAGAATGGATGTCTCTTCGCTTCTCTTTCTGGGGCCTTGCTGTTTCAGGTTTTCTACTCACTGCATGGTGCGTATATTTCGGTATCCCCCTGCTGGTGGCCGTAGTTGTCCTGTTGGCATTCTTCGTCTTCACGCTGGTAGCATCCAAGGCAATCTGCCAAGGAGGTATTGCCTACTTTACCCTGACCGCCGCACCAATTGACTGTGTAACCACAATTTTCGGTTCCAAATTCTTCGGCTCAGTAGGAATTGCCATCACTGCCATGTGCCAGAAGATTCTTTTCGTTGACCTCAGGGAATCGCTTATGCCCTCACTGGTGCACGGCTCAAAGATCAATGAATGGATCAAGAATAAACGACTTTTCCTGCTCGGCATAACCATCATCCTTCTGCTGGGTGTAATCGTATCTTTCGGGGCTATGCTTATGGTCTGCTACAAATACGGCATCCGTGAATTGCAACTGGACTGGGCAACCCGCACATCCATGAACGTCTACGATAACGTAGTCCGCATAATTCAGGAACCAGCAGCAACTTCACACTGGGTAACCACCTTCGCCACTGTTGGCGCACTGGTTATGTTTGTGCTGATACTGGCTTACAACAGGCTACCGTGGTGGCCGCTGCATCCCATCGGATACCTGACCGCCTACAGCTCAGCCATGAGAATTCTCTGGTTCAGCTTTTTCCTCGGATGGATCTGCAACCAGCTGACTCTCCGCTATGGCGGAGTAGGATTGTTCAAGCGGGTCCGTTACCTCTTCTTCGGCCTGATTATGGGCGATTTCCTCATGGGCGGAGCATGGGCGCTTTACGGACTCTACGCAGGACAAAGTTATCAGGTACTACCCGGCTAA
- a CDS encoding peptide transporter — MHNDKELQEYRDLLKTPTHFEEGFDWKTIVGAIFIGFLMMPGSMYLQLVIGQGIGPAARWVTIILFAEIAKRSYTELKQQEIFLLYYMAGAALASPFSGLLWQQYLVQSDAARMLGLTEFIPTWIAPQPGSESLIERTFFHRDWLIPILLLVGAQIVQRIDHFGLGYALYRITSDVEKLPFPMAPVGALGTMALAESTEEKKASWKWRVFSVGGVIGLAFGTIYVLLPAVSGLLFTEPIRIIPIPWVELTPYTEKILPAVATGIQFDLGLFFIGMVLPFWAVIGGLIGIIITFVANPVLYEHGILHRWHPGMETVETVFANNFDFYMSFSIGLGLAIGLIGIWYVVKSFRGEHAKHRESWSKLFEPPEGRGDINFWVSIAIYVFSTLAYVGMSLLLVPNFPWIFFLLYGFIYTPVISYITARMEGIAGQFVSLPLVREASFIAGAKFFGYQGIEIWYAPIPIHNYGEATVHFREIELTGTSIRGIIKAELVVFPVVMIASLLFSQFIWQLAPIPSANYPYAQELWHLQALNTLLMQTSTLEGNSLFFQALSGPVVMGGISLGLVLYAILNSLGLPVLLVYGVVRGLGQSTPHGFILEVAGALIGRYFFQKKYGTMWRQYAPVLLAGFSCGMGLTGMFAMGCTLILKSLGKMAY, encoded by the coding sequence ATGCATAATGATAAAGAACTACAAGAATATCGGGATCTATTAAAAACCCCGACCCATTTTGAAGAGGGCTTTGACTGGAAAACCATTGTCGGTGCCATCTTCATCGGCTTCCTGATGATGCCGGGAAGTATGTACCTGCAGTTGGTCATCGGTCAGGGTATCGGCCCTGCTGCCCGCTGGGTAACCATCATCCTTTTCGCTGAAATTGCAAAACGTTCCTATACGGAACTGAAACAACAGGAAATATTCCTGCTCTACTACATGGCCGGAGCCGCATTGGCCTCGCCATTCTCAGGTCTGCTATGGCAGCAATACTTAGTACAGTCGGACGCAGCACGTATGCTGGGGCTGACCGAATTCATCCCGACGTGGATTGCCCCGCAACCGGGATCCGAGTCTCTCATTGAGCGCACCTTCTTCCACCGCGACTGGCTGATACCGATTTTGTTGCTGGTAGGTGCACAGATTGTACAACGAATTGACCATTTCGGACTTGGATACGCCCTTTACCGCATCACTTCAGATGTAGAAAAACTGCCCTTTCCCATGGCTCCTGTCGGTGCTCTGGGTACTATGGCCTTGGCTGAATCCACCGAAGAAAAAAAGGCCAGCTGGAAATGGCGTGTCTTCTCTGTGGGCGGAGTCATCGGACTGGCATTCGGTACTATTTACGTACTCCTGCCAGCTGTTTCAGGATTATTATTCACCGAACCGATCAGGATTATTCCTATCCCGTGGGTGGAGCTTACGCCCTATACGGAAAAGATACTTCCAGCTGTTGCAACCGGTATACAGTTTGACCTCGGCCTGTTTTTCATCGGCATGGTCCTGCCTTTCTGGGCTGTCATCGGCGGGCTTATCGGTATCATCATTACCTTTGTCGCCAACCCGGTTCTTTATGAACATGGCATCCTGCACCGCTGGCATCCGGGCATGGAGACAGTTGAAACGGTCTTTGCAAACAACTTCGACTTTTACATGAGTTTTTCCATCGGCCTCGGTCTGGCTATCGGTCTGATCGGTATCTGGTACGTAGTCAAATCATTCCGTGGAGAACATGCCAAGCACCGCGAATCGTGGAGTAAACTTTTCGAGCCGCCGGAAGGACGCGGGGACATCAACTTCTGGGTTTCCATCGCCATCTACGTATTCTCTACTCTTGCCTACGTGGGCATGAGTTTACTGCTGGTACCCAATTTCCCGTGGATTTTCTTCCTGCTCTACGGCTTTATCTACACTCCGGTGATTTCGTACATTACCGCACGCATGGAAGGTATTGCAGGACAGTTTGTCAGTCTGCCGCTGGTCCGTGAGGCAAGCTTCATCGCCGGAGCAAAATTTTTCGGTTATCAGGGCATTGAAATCTGGTACGCTCCGATACCGATCCATAACTATGGTGAGGCTACTGTCCATTTCCGTGAAATCGAACTGACCGGAACATCCATCCGGGGCATCATCAAGGCTGAGCTTGTCGTTTTCCCGGTTGTCATGATTGCCAGCCTGCTCTTCTCGCAATTCATTTGGCAACTTGCACCCATTCCGTCCGCAAACTACCCTTATGCGCAGGAACTCTGGCATCTGCAGGCCCTGAACACTTTGCTCATGCAGACCTCGACACTTGAAGGCAACTCCTTATTCTTCCAGGCCCTGAGCGGCCCGGTAGTCATGGGCGGGATAAGCCTGGGACTTGTTCTTTACGCCATACTGAATTCACTGGGATTACCCGTCCTGCTGGTATATGGTGTTGTCAGGGGACTTGGTCAAAGTACACCCCACGGATTTATTCTTGAAGTTGCCGGAGCATTGATCGGACGTTATTTCTTCCAGAAAAAATACGGAACCATGTGGCGTCAGTATGCCCCGGTCCTGCTGGCTGGTTTCTCATGCGGCATGGGTTTGACAGGTATGTTTGCCATGGGTTGCACTCTTATCCTGAAATCACTGGGAAAAATGGCTTACTAA